In one Nostoc sp. KVJ3 genomic region, the following are encoded:
- a CDS encoding FAD-dependent oxidoreductase: MVEGLQQKRVVVVGAGWAGLGATYHLAKQGYDVTLLEAGSYPGGLVAGWQTGAGKSVEAGIHGFWYPYKNIFSLINELEINPFTTWTRSSQYSPAGLEVESPIFQDLPRLPSPLGTFLYTQFKRLPLIDRLSALPLLYAVVDFDNSDDAWRRYDFVTARELFKDFNVSARLYRDAFEPMLLVGLFAPGEQCSAAATLGMLYFFILAHQADFDVVWCRGTVGEKIFRPWVERIEKVGARVLPKRRVTDLIVDSNHRAKGVVCGDEVIEADAVIFAVGITGMKKIVSTSPSLQSREEFRNLSNLGSIDVLATRLWFDRKIDIPRPSNACFGFDASTGWTFFDLNTLHDEYRDEPGTVIEADFYHANQFLNLTDEDILAIVQGYLATCVPAFREAKIIDSSVIRLHQAVTHFAPGSYRYMLPAKTSFENVFMSGDWIVSRHGSWSQEKAYVTGLEAANLVVSYLGEGQPSEILAVEEDEVHIQVARSLNQTLRDFGKSVLPDFWLP; the protein is encoded by the coding sequence ATGGTGGAAGGGTTACAACAAAAACGGGTGGTAGTTGTAGGTGCTGGTTGGGCTGGTTTGGGAGCAACCTACCACTTGGCAAAACAAGGCTATGATGTAACCCTTCTAGAAGCAGGTTCTTATCCAGGTGGACTGGTTGCAGGTTGGCAAACAGGTGCAGGGAAATCTGTGGAAGCTGGTATTCATGGTTTTTGGTATCCTTATAAAAATATTTTTTCCCTAATTAATGAATTAGAAATTAATCCTTTCACTACTTGGACTCGTTCTTCGCAATATTCGCCAGCAGGTTTGGAAGTTGAATCACCGATTTTTCAAGATTTACCGCGACTCCCCTCTCCACTAGGAACTTTTCTCTATACTCAGTTTAAACGATTGCCACTAATTGATCGTCTGAGCGCCTTGCCTTTACTTTACGCTGTTGTTGATTTTGACAATTCTGATGATGCTTGGCGGCGTTATGACTTTGTAACTGCGCGGGAATTGTTCAAAGACTTTAATGTTTCTGCACGACTTTACCGCGACGCTTTTGAACCAATGTTATTAGTGGGTTTGTTTGCCCCTGGAGAACAATGTTCAGCCGCCGCAACTTTAGGGATGCTTTACTTTTTTATTCTGGCTCATCAAGCGGATTTTGATGTAGTTTGGTGTCGCGGAACTGTGGGAGAAAAAATATTTCGTCCTTGGGTGGAACGGATTGAAAAAGTTGGGGCGCGAGTGTTACCCAAGCGCCGAGTTACAGACTTAATCGTTGATAGTAATCATCGAGCCAAGGGTGTGGTTTGTGGTGATGAAGTAATTGAAGCAGATGCCGTGATTTTTGCAGTTGGCATCACAGGGATGAAGAAAATTGTCTCAACTAGCCCTAGTTTACAAAGCCGTGAAGAATTTCGTAATTTGAGCAATTTAGGATCAATTGATGTTTTAGCAACACGACTATGGTTTGACCGCAAAATTGATATTCCTCGTCCTTCTAATGCTTGCTTTGGATTCGATGCAAGTACAGGTTGGACGTTTTTTGATCTGAATACTTTACATGATGAATATAGGGATGAGCCGGGAACAGTTATTGAGGCTGATTTTTATCACGCCAATCAGTTTCTCAATTTGACTGATGAGGATATTTTAGCAATAGTTCAGGGTTATTTAGCAACTTGTGTACCAGCATTTCGGGAGGCAAAAATAATCGATAGCAGTGTAATTCGGCTACATCAGGCTGTGACTCATTTTGCACCTGGCAGCTATCGTTATATGTTACCTGCGAAGACAAGTTTTGAAAATGTGTTTATGAGTGGGGATTGGATTGTAAGCCGTCATGGTTCTTGGTCACAAGAAAAGGCTTATGTTACTGGTTTGGAGGCGGCGAATTTAGTGGTGTCTTATTTAGGTGAAGGTCAGCCATCTGAGATTTTAGCTGTAGAAGAGGATGAAGTACATATCCAAGTGGCGCGATCGCTCAACCAAACTCTCCGTGACTTCGGCAAATCTGTCCTACCTGACTTTTGGTTGCCGTAA
- a CDS encoding peptidylprolyl isomerase yields the protein MRLKISQFLLSFLLISAFMLGGCSTQQVASNTSSPSSVATSATSESSTKTTAEATSVSQTSSESVPGIAGLPRLEGKATVVITVKGSPITIEVDGTDAPITAGNFVDLVQKGVYNGLAFHRVVREPQPFVVQGGDPKSKDPKVPADQLGTGSYIDPKTGNARYIPLEVKPKGADTPIYNKPFDATAQPVILPHKQGAVAMARSQAPDSASAQFYFALADLAFLDGNYAVFGNVTQGFDVVNKIQQGDRIDSAKVTQGAENLKTPTPNS from the coding sequence ATGCGGTTAAAAATTTCACAATTTCTGCTTTCTTTTCTGCTCATCAGTGCTTTCATGCTGGGAGGATGTTCAACACAGCAAGTAGCTTCTAATACATCTTCTCCAAGCTCGGTAGCTACCTCGGCCACAAGCGAGTCAAGCACCAAGACGACTGCTGAAGCAACATCTGTATCTCAAACGAGTAGTGAGAGTGTTCCTGGAATAGCTGGTTTGCCACGCTTGGAAGGCAAGGCTACTGTGGTAATAACGGTTAAAGGCTCTCCGATTACTATCGAAGTAGACGGCACTGATGCTCCCATTACAGCTGGCAACTTCGTAGATTTAGTGCAGAAGGGTGTTTACAATGGTTTAGCTTTCCATCGAGTTGTCCGCGAACCCCAACCGTTTGTAGTTCAAGGGGGCGATCCCAAAAGCAAAGACCCGAAAGTTCCAGCAGATCAACTGGGAACCGGTAGCTATATTGACCCAAAAACGGGAAATGCTCGCTACATACCTTTAGAAGTTAAGCCGAAAGGTGCGGATACTCCGATTTACAATAAACCATTTGATGCTACTGCTCAACCCGTCATATTGCCCCATAAACAGGGTGCAGTAGCGATGGCGCGATCGCAAGCACCAGACTCCGCTTCTGCTCAGTTTTACTTTGCTTTGGCGGATCTAGCCTTTTTGGATGGTAACTACGCCGTGTTTGGCAATGTCACTCAAGGCTTTGATGTCGTGAACAAAATTCAGCAAGGCGATCGCATTGACTCTGCTAAAGTCACCCAAGGGGCTGAAAATCTGAAAACACCAACTCCTAACTCCTAA
- the psbD gene encoding photosystem II D2 protein (photosystem q(a) protein): MTIAVGRAPSRGWFDVLDDWLKRDRFVFVGWSGILLFPCAFLALGGWLTGTTFVTSWYTHGLASSYLEGANFLTVAVSTPADSMGHSLLLLWGPEAQGDLTRWFQLGGLWPFVALHGAFGLIGFMLRQFEIARLVGIRPYNALAFSAPIAVFVSVFLMYPLGQSSWFFAPSFGVAAIFRFLLFLQGFHNWTLNPFHMMGVAGVLGGALLCAIHGATVENTLFEDGDGANTFRAFNPTQSEETYSMVTANRFWSQIFGIAFSNKRWLHFFMLFVPVTGLWMSAVGIVGLALNLRAYDFVSQELRAAEDPEFETFYTKNILLNEGIRAWMAPQDQPHEQFVFPEEVLPRGNAL, from the coding sequence ATGACCATCGCAGTTGGACGTGCGCCCAGTAGAGGGTGGTTTGACGTTCTAGACGACTGGCTCAAGCGCGATCGCTTCGTATTCGTAGGTTGGTCAGGGATATTATTATTCCCCTGCGCCTTCCTAGCACTAGGCGGTTGGCTGACCGGCACCACCTTCGTCACCTCTTGGTATACCCACGGATTAGCCTCCTCCTACCTAGAAGGTGCGAACTTCCTGACAGTGGCAGTATCCACCCCCGCCGACAGCATGGGACATTCCCTATTGCTGTTGTGGGGCCCAGAAGCCCAAGGCGACCTCACCCGTTGGTTTCAACTGGGTGGTTTGTGGCCATTTGTGGCACTACACGGAGCCTTCGGTTTGATTGGCTTCATGTTGCGGCAATTTGAAATTGCCCGTCTAGTAGGAATCCGTCCTTATAACGCTCTCGCCTTCTCTGCTCCCATTGCAGTATTCGTCAGCGTATTCCTGATGTACCCCTTGGGACAATCAAGCTGGTTCTTTGCACCCAGCTTTGGCGTAGCAGCAATTTTCCGGTTCCTGCTATTCCTGCAAGGGTTCCACAACTGGACACTCAACCCCTTCCACATGATGGGTGTTGCGGGTGTATTGGGTGGTGCGCTTTTATGCGCCATTCACGGAGCCACAGTTGAAAATACCTTGTTTGAAGACGGTGATGGTGCTAACACCTTCCGCGCCTTCAATCCCACCCAGTCGGAAGAAACCTATTCAATGGTGACAGCAAACCGATTCTGGTCACAGATTTTCGGGATTGCTTTCTCAAACAAGCGCTGGTTGCACTTCTTCATGTTGTTCGTGCCAGTTACAGGTTTATGGATGAGCGCCGTCGGCATCGTCGGTTTAGCGCTCAACCTGCGGGCTTATGATTTCGTCTCCCAAGAATTACGGGCGGCGGAAGACCCAGAGTTTGAAACCTTCTATACCAAAAACATTTTGCTGAATGAGGGTATCCGCGCTTGGATGGCTCCTCAAGATCAACCCCACGAACAATTTGTATTCCCTGAGGAGGTATTACCACGTGGTAACGCTCTCTAA
- a CDS encoding photosystem I assembly protein Ycf4 — protein MTTSTTINKGDRLLHQNVLGSRRFSNYWWATIVTLGASGFLLAGISSYLKVNLLIVSDPTQLVFVPQGLVMGLYGSAGLLLATYLWLVILLDVGGGYNEFNQETGTIKIFRWGFPGKNRRIELDSRIEDVQSIRIAVKEGLNPRRALYLRIKGRRDIPLTRVGQPLSLTELETEGAKLARFLGVSLEGL, from the coding sequence ATGACGACATCAACAACGATTAACAAAGGCGATCGCCTCCTGCATCAAAATGTTCTCGGTTCTCGTCGGTTCAGTAACTACTGGTGGGCAACTATCGTTACCTTGGGAGCAAGCGGCTTTTTATTGGCTGGGATATCTAGCTATTTAAAAGTTAATTTACTCATAGTTTCCGATCCTACTCAACTGGTATTTGTCCCCCAAGGATTGGTAATGGGGTTGTATGGTAGTGCTGGCTTACTATTAGCTACATATCTGTGGCTAGTGATTTTATTGGATGTAGGTGGCGGTTACAACGAATTTAATCAGGAAACTGGCACCATTAAAATATTCCGTTGGGGTTTCCCTGGCAAAAACCGCCGAATTGAGCTTGATAGCCGCATAGAAGATGTGCAATCTATACGAATAGCCGTCAAAGAAGGTCTTAATCCCCGTCGCGCCCTCTATCTACGCATTAAAGGACGGCGAGATATACCCTTAACAAGGGTTGGACAACCGTTATCTTTAACAGAGTTGGAAACAGAAGGTGCAAAGTTAGCCCGCTTTTTAGGAGTCTCATTAGAAGGCCTGTAA
- a CDS encoding beta-ketoacyl-ACP synthase, which produces MVKVCVTGIGLISALGGSLEDSWQNLLAGKSGIRLHQPFPELKPLPLGLISQQPSELTMLTQMVVNYALQDAGLVIPLADCAVVIGSSRSYQASWEMLARQMYEDAENFPVSNFGNWLDILPHINAIAAARQIGASGIVLAPMAACATGIWSIAQAALLIQTGQCQRAIAGAVEAPITPLTLAGFQQMGALAKTGAYPFDLRREGLVLGEGAAVFVLESAELAKQRQAKVYGEILGFGLTNDAYHSNSPEPEGKSAIAAIKQCLERSCLKPSDIDYIHAHGTATQLNDQMESMVIQRLFPQGVAVSSTKGSTGHTLGASGALGVAFSLMALKHQILPPCIGLQQPEFDLEIVTAARLSKIQQVLCLSFGFGGQNAAIALAHSQ; this is translated from the coding sequence TTGGTTAAGGTTTGTGTTACTGGTATTGGTTTAATTTCCGCCTTGGGTGGAAGCTTAGAGGATAGTTGGCAAAATCTGTTAGCTGGTAAATCTGGAATTAGGTTACATCAACCATTTCCAGAACTGAAACCACTTCCTCTAGGTTTGATCTCTCAACAACCATCTGAGTTGACAATGTTAACTCAGATGGTTGTTAATTATGCTTTGCAAGATGCTGGGTTAGTTATACCTTTAGCTGATTGTGCTGTAGTTATTGGATCTAGTCGCTCTTATCAAGCATCTTGGGAGATGCTAGCGCGGCAAATGTATGAAGATGCCGAAAATTTCCCCGTTTCTAATTTTGGAAATTGGCTAGATATATTACCTCATATCAATGCGATCGCAGCTGCAAGACAAATCGGTGCATCAGGTATAGTTTTAGCACCAATGGCAGCTTGTGCGACTGGAATTTGGTCTATCGCCCAAGCAGCTTTACTTATCCAAACTGGGCAATGTCAACGAGCGATCGCAGGGGCAGTGGAAGCACCAATTACACCCCTAACTTTAGCTGGGTTTCAGCAGATGGGTGCTTTGGCGAAAACTGGGGCTTATCCCTTTGATTTGCGTCGAGAAGGCTTAGTTTTGGGCGAAGGCGCAGCTGTATTTGTCTTGGAATCGGCAGAGTTGGCAAAACAACGTCAAGCAAAAGTGTATGGTGAAATTCTTGGTTTTGGCTTAACTAACGATGCATATCATAGTAATTCACCAGAACCTGAAGGGAAAAGTGCGATCGCAGCTATTAAACAATGTCTAGAACGTAGTTGTCTCAAACCAAGCGATATCGATTATATTCATGCTCATGGCACAGCTACCCAGCTAAATGACCAAATGGAGAGTATGGTAATCCAGCGTTTGTTTCCTCAAGGCGTGGCAGTTAGTTCCACCAAAGGAAGCACAGGTCATACACTAGGAGCATCGGGAGCTTTAGGTGTGGCTTTTTCTCTCATGGCATTGAAGCATCAAATATTACCGCCTTGTATAGGATTGCAGCAGCCAGAATTTGATTTAGAAATCGTTACAGCTGCACGTCTAAGTAAAATTCAGCAGGTATTATGTTTGAGTTTTGGCTTTGGTGGACAGAATGCAGCGATCGCCTTAGCTCACTCCCAATAG
- the psbC gene encoding photosystem II reaction center protein CP43: MVTLSNRPNILGGTGRDQESTGFAWWSGNARLINLSGKLLGAHVAHAGLIVFWAGAMTLFEVAHFVPEKPMYEQGLILLPHLATQGWGVGAGGEVIDTFPYFVVGVLHLISSAVLGFGGIYHAVRGPETLEEYSSFFGYDWKDKNKMTNIIGFHLIILGFGALLLVAKAMFFGGLYDTWAPGGGDVRIITNPTLNPAVIFGYVIKSPFGGEGWIVSVDNLEDVVGGHIWIAFICIAGGIFHILTKPFAWSRRASIWSGEAYLSYSLGALSLMGFIASIFVWFNNTVYPSEFFGPTGPEASQAQALTFLIRDQRLGANVGSAQGPTGLGKYLMRSPTGEIIFGGETMRFWDFRGPWLEPLRGPNGLDLEKIKNDIQPWQARRAAEYMTHAPLGSLNSVGGVATEINSFNYVSPRAWLATSHFVLGFFFLVGHLWHAGRARAAAGGFEKGINRDTEPVMFMDDLD, encoded by the coding sequence GTGGTAACGCTCTCTAATAGACCAAATATATTAGGCGGCACTGGACGCGACCAAGAATCTACTGGCTTTGCCTGGTGGTCTGGTAATGCGCGTTTAATCAATCTATCCGGCAAACTCTTGGGCGCTCACGTTGCCCACGCTGGCTTGATTGTATTCTGGGCTGGAGCGATGACTTTGTTTGAAGTCGCTCACTTCGTTCCTGAAAAACCCATGTACGAGCAGGGCTTGATCCTGTTACCTCACCTTGCTACTCAGGGTTGGGGTGTTGGCGCTGGTGGTGAAGTAATCGACACCTTCCCCTACTTTGTTGTCGGTGTACTCCACCTAATTTCCTCAGCCGTCCTTGGCTTTGGCGGTATTTATCATGCCGTCCGTGGCCCAGAAACCTTAGAAGAATACTCTTCTTTCTTCGGTTACGACTGGAAAGACAAGAACAAGATGACCAACATCATCGGGTTCCACCTGATTATTTTGGGATTCGGTGCGCTACTGTTGGTAGCAAAAGCAATGTTCTTTGGTGGGTTGTATGACACCTGGGCACCAGGCGGTGGTGATGTTCGTATCATTACCAATCCGACACTGAACCCAGCAGTTATCTTCGGTTATGTAATCAAGTCTCCCTTCGGTGGCGAAGGCTGGATTGTCAGCGTCGATAACTTAGAAGATGTAGTCGGCGGTCACATCTGGATTGCCTTTATCTGTATTGCTGGCGGTATTTTCCACATTCTTACCAAGCCATTTGCTTGGTCTCGTCGTGCATCCATCTGGTCTGGTGAGGCTTACCTCTCCTACAGCTTGGGCGCTCTGTCGTTGATGGGCTTCATTGCCTCAATCTTTGTTTGGTTCAACAACACCGTTTATCCTAGCGAATTCTTTGGCCCTACCGGCCCAGAAGCTTCTCAAGCTCAGGCTTTGACCTTCTTGATTCGTGACCAACGCTTAGGTGCTAACGTCGGTTCTGCCCAAGGCCCCACAGGTCTAGGTAAATACCTGATGCGCTCTCCAACTGGTGAAATCATCTTCGGTGGTGAAACCATGCGCTTCTGGGATTTCCGCGGCCCTTGGTTGGAGCCTCTACGTGGCCCCAATGGTCTTGACTTGGAAAAAATCAAGAACGATATTCAACCTTGGCAAGCTCGTCGCGCTGCTGAATACATGACCCATGCTCCCCTGGGTTCTTTGAACTCCGTGGGTGGTGTGGCTACCGAGATTAACTCGTTCAACTATGTATCTCCTCGCGCTTGGTTGGCGACTTCTCACTTCGTACTAGGATTCTTTTTCCTAGTTGGTCACTTGTGGCATGCTGGTCGCGCACGGGCTGCGGCTGGTGGTTTTGAGAAAGGAATTAACCGTGATACTGAGCCAGTGATGTTTATGGACGACCTAGATTAG
- a CDS encoding Glu/Leu/Phe/Val family dehydrogenase, whose translation MISKSLQPLEPASPAHICPFDQACSYLEAAAKELNLNQGLLEILSHPRKVVTVSIPVRLDDGEIQVLAGHRVQHSDVLGPYKGGIRFHPAVTLREVSALAMLMTWKCALLGIPYGGGKGGIPIDPKHYSVGELERISRRYISELIKDIGPSVDIPAPDMGTSAREMAWMMDTYSVNVGHAVPGVVTGKPLSIGGSLGREMATGRGTMIIVREALADQGKSLVGVRVAIQGFGNVGGAAAELLYEAGAKIIAVSTGAGGIFSEAGLDIPALKVYAAENRKSIVGFPQSVPISNADLLTLPCDVLIPAALENQITEENVNQVQARIVAEAANGPITLDANLALEARGVIVLPDILANAGGVVVSYLEWVQGLSYVFWDEERVNREMEHLMVQAYRKVIHQSEVRQISLRLAAYTLGVGRVAQALTDRGLYP comes from the coding sequence ATGATTTCAAAGTCACTACAACCGCTAGAACCAGCTTCTCCAGCGCATATATGCCCATTTGACCAAGCCTGTAGCTACTTAGAAGCGGCAGCTAAAGAATTAAATTTAAATCAGGGTTTGCTAGAAATTCTCAGCCACCCACGTAAAGTTGTCACAGTTTCCATTCCCGTCAGACTAGATGACGGCGAAATACAGGTTCTCGCTGGACACCGGGTACAGCACTCCGATGTTTTAGGCCCATACAAGGGTGGAATTCGTTTCCATCCGGCTGTAACATTGCGCGAGGTATCCGCTTTAGCAATGTTGATGACCTGGAAATGTGCCTTGTTAGGTATTCCTTACGGTGGTGGGAAAGGTGGTATTCCTATAGATCCAAAACACTACAGTGTTGGCGAATTAGAGCGAATCAGCCGCCGTTATATCAGTGAGTTGATTAAAGATATTGGGCCTTCTGTAGATATTCCTGCGCCAGATATGGGTACTTCTGCCCGTGAAATGGCTTGGATGATGGACACTTACTCTGTAAATGTCGGTCATGCTGTACCAGGAGTTGTAACAGGGAAACCACTTTCTATTGGTGGTTCACTGGGACGGGAAATGGCAACTGGACGTGGCACAATGATTATTGTGCGTGAGGCGCTAGCAGATCAAGGTAAATCCTTGGTAGGAGTGCGAGTAGCTATTCAGGGTTTTGGTAATGTAGGTGGTGCCGCAGCTGAATTACTATATGAAGCAGGGGCGAAAATTATTGCTGTTTCAACAGGCGCTGGCGGAATATTTTCCGAAGCAGGTCTTGATATTCCAGCGTTGAAAGTCTACGCTGCTGAAAATCGCAAGAGTATTGTGGGTTTCCCGCAATCTGTACCAATTAGCAATGCAGATTTATTAACCTTACCCTGTGATGTCTTAATTCCAGCTGCTTTAGAAAACCAGATTACTGAAGAAAATGTAAATCAGGTGCAAGCGCGAATTGTCGCAGAAGCAGCTAACGGGCCGATTACTCTTGACGCTAACTTGGCATTGGAGGCGCGGGGTGTGATAGTGCTACCGGATATATTAGCGAATGCTGGCGGTGTGGTAGTGAGTTATTTGGAGTGGGTGCAGGGTCTTTCTTATGTATTTTGGGATGAGGAGCGCGTTAACCGCGAAATGGAACACTTGATGGTGCAAGCATATCGCAAGGTGATTCACCAGTCAGAGGTACGCCAAATTTCTCTAAGGTTAGCAGCTTACACTTTAGGGGTGGGTAGAGTGGCGCAAGCGTTGACTGACAGAGGTCTTTATCCTTAA
- a CDS encoding DUF6464 family protein, with protein sequence MEPDSLQTEVILTHPRESLGKVQLDWTPQPGNYLDFEGKTYAVLERRHRYQLKSGRYRLHNIAIYVQSAKRPSEKSLVGGRWVVGDATCSYNAHSEIIRCAVNPDGPCESCRFYEKLEAI encoded by the coding sequence ATGGAGCCAGACTCTTTACAAACCGAGGTGATTCTGACGCATCCGCGCGAATCTCTCGGTAAAGTACAACTTGATTGGACACCCCAACCGGGAAATTATCTCGATTTTGAAGGTAAAACCTACGCAGTTTTAGAACGCCGCCATCGATACCAACTGAAATCAGGGCGCTACCGTCTGCATAATATTGCCATTTATGTGCAGTCGGCGAAACGACCATCTGAGAAAAGTCTGGTAGGTGGACGTTGGGTAGTTGGTGATGCCACCTGTTCCTACAATGCTCATTCAGAAATTATTCGCTGTGCAGTCAACCCAGATGGCCCTTGCGAATCTTGCCGCTTTTATGAAAAGTTAGAAGCCATTTAA
- the fmt gene encoding methionyl-tRNA formyltransferase, which yields MKIVFFGTPQFAVPTLEKLLSHSEFEVLGVVTQPDKRRERGNKLTPSPVKAIATAHNLPVWQPERVKKNTETLTQLKQLNADVFVVVAYGQILSSKILNMPKLGCINVHGSILPKYRGAAPIQWCLYNGETETGITTMLMDVGMDTGPMLQLATTPIGLLDNTQDLAFILAAIGGDLLIETLLKLENQEIQPIPQDNLAATYAPLIQKEDYGLDWSKSAIQLHNQIRGFYPNCTATFRDNLLKITASVPLSSIGDVWRQAAPRLRNLPPELQELMHKLPDLSNLSGKPGVVVNITKGIGAIVQTGEGLLLLREVHLAGKRPQSGWDFVNGTRLTVGEVFGTGS from the coding sequence ATGAAAATTGTATTTTTTGGTACACCACAGTTTGCTGTACCCACATTAGAAAAGTTATTGAGTCATTCCGAATTTGAGGTGTTAGGAGTTGTCACTCAACCAGATAAACGCCGGGAACGCGGAAATAAACTTACGCCTTCACCTGTAAAAGCGATCGCTACTGCTCACAATTTACCAGTATGGCAACCAGAACGGGTGAAAAAAAATACTGAAACTTTAACCCAACTCAAACAATTAAACGCAGACGTGTTTGTTGTTGTCGCTTATGGACAAATTTTATCGTCAAAAATCCTAAATATGCCAAAATTGGGCTGCATTAATGTGCATGGCTCGATTTTACCCAAATATAGAGGTGCAGCGCCGATTCAGTGGTGTTTGTATAACGGTGAGACGGAAACAGGGATTACAACCATGTTGATGGATGTAGGCATGGATACCGGGCCAATGCTACAACTAGCTACTACACCCATTGGATTACTAGATAATACTCAAGATTTAGCCTTCATACTAGCTGCGATCGGTGGGGATTTGTTGATAGAAACTCTGTTGAAGTTGGAAAATCAGGAAATTCAACCAATTCCCCAAGATAATTTAGCAGCTACTTATGCACCTCTGATTCAAAAAGAAGATTATGGTTTGGATTGGTCAAAAAGCGCGATTCAACTACACAATCAAATCAGAGGCTTTTACCCCAACTGCACCGCTACCTTTCGTGACAACCTATTAAAAATCACCGCTTCTGTTCCCCTTAGTTCTATAGGCGATGTCTGGCGACAAGCCGCTCCGCGTCTACGCAATCTTCCACCAGAATTACAAGAATTAATGCATAAATTGCCTGATTTGTCAAATTTATCAGGTAAACCGGGAGTTGTAGTGAACATTACCAAAGGAATTGGTGCGATCGTCCAAACTGGGGAAGGTTTGTTGCTGTTGCGAGAGGTTCATCTGGCTGGTAAACGTCCCCAGTCGGGATGGGATTTTGTTAACGGTACTCGCTTAACTGTGGGAGAAGTTTTTGGTACGGGTAGTTGA
- a CDS encoding class I SAM-dependent methyltransferase → MTQLTNAKYSLNDFELRDGIYFPSDYEKLNNTQHKKTWDAIGKTYYGSQKIEKVAETSPIKQDYTLLTGTPGGTWNKFPLNKSVDSILEIGSGYGRAPLHLSKAKNLRCEKYYGIDISEPLLRRLIKVKQEYNFFPEAEFNLICNSAEILPLEDNSIDLVISNCVFMHIPDAQLRNLLADISRVLKPGGIFVFNHSFHNKSCPSHIIHNFIRRLNPFVRNPVYLKQYSSAEINEMLATAGIQAKCPEYIVEPTEEYAILPETIKGIPVPFANAINRSLKPSGNLKETLAYGFSAYSTKLD, encoded by the coding sequence ATGACTCAATTAACAAATGCAAAATATAGTCTAAATGACTTTGAATTAAGAGATGGTATTTATTTTCCTAGCGACTATGAAAAGTTGAATAATACTCAACATAAAAAAACATGGGATGCAATTGGTAAAACATATTATGGTTCCCAAAAAATTGAAAAAGTTGCAGAGACATCGCCCATCAAACAAGATTACACTCTCCTAACAGGCACACCTGGAGGTACTTGGAACAAATTTCCTTTGAATAAATCTGTCGATTCTATTCTAGAGATTGGTTCTGGCTATGGTCGCGCCCCTTTACATCTCTCGAAAGCTAAAAATCTCAGATGCGAAAAATATTATGGAATTGATATTTCTGAACCTTTGTTGCGGCGGTTAATCAAGGTTAAACAAGAATATAATTTTTTTCCTGAAGCTGAATTTAACTTGATTTGTAATTCTGCTGAAATATTGCCTTTAGAAGATAATTCTATAGATTTGGTAATTTCTAACTGTGTCTTTATGCATATCCCAGATGCACAGTTAAGAAACCTATTAGCTGACATATCTCGCGTCTTAAAACCCGGTGGGATTTTCGTTTTTAATCATTCATTCCACAACAAATCTTGTCCTTCTCATATTATCCATAATTTTATTAGAAGGCTGAATCCATTTGTCAGAAATCCAGTTTATCTTAAGCAATATTCTTCTGCTGAAATAAATGAAATGTTAGCGACTGCTGGTATCCAAGCTAAGTGTCCAGAATACATTGTTGAACCAACAGAAGAATATGCAATTTTACCAGAAACCATTAAAGGGATTCCAGTACCCTTTGCTAATGCCATTAACAGAAGTCTCAAGCCATCAGGTAATTTAAAAGAAACTTTGGCTTATGGTTTTAGTGCCTACAGCACTAAACTGGACTAA